Genomic DNA from Alkalihalobacterium alkalinitrilicum:
GCCGACTCATAAGTGTCCTTGCTCTTCGCATATGATGATATATAGGTTATTTCTATATTCATTGTATTGTGATTAGGAGGAGTAACACTTTACATTTGAGTCAGTCTTTTTCTTTTTACATAAGTATATAAATTTAGCTAAATATTAAGTAGACCCTTAACATGTACTCAATGGTGTGTGTCTCTGCAGATGTATTAGATCGTTCAAGGAGATTATTATGAAAACAAGGTTAAATGTAATTATATTTATTTTATTGATTATCAGTGTGCTCTATTTGTTTAGGGACTATATGGAAGGATGGATCGTTGGGGCGTCTAGTATTATCTTTTCATTGTCTGCCCTTTTTATTGCGATTGTCATCTTTTTTGAGAACCGTCATCCGTCAAAGACGTTGACATGGCTAATGGTACTTGGTGTATTTCCAGTCGTTGGTTTTTTCTTTTATCTTTTGTTTGGTCAAAATCATCGAAAAAAAAGGTCATTTATTCAAAAAGCGATTCAGGATGAACAAGCATTTGAAAATATTGAAGGAAATCGGCAAATAGACGAATCACGACTTGAAAAAATGGGTGGACATCATCAATTAGTGTTTCGGTTAGCGCACCGACTAGGTAATAACCCTATATCTTTTTCAACAGAGACGAAGGTATTAACAGATGGTAAAGAAACGTTCGCACATATTTTACAAACATTAAAAATGGCAAAACGGCATATTCATCTTGTTTACTATATTGTTCGAGATGACGAACTTGGACAGGAAATTAAAGAAATTTTGATTGAAAAAGCGCAAGAAGGAGTCAAGGTTCGATTTTTATACGATGCAGTTGGTAGCTGGAAACTATCAAAAAAATATATACAAGACTTGCGGGAAGCAGGAGTGGAACTGAGGCCATTTGCTCCCGTTAAGTTACCTTATTTTACACATAAGGTTAACTATCGCAATCATAGAAAGATCGTCGTTATTGATGGCCATGTCGCCTTTGTCGGCGGGTTAAATATTGGCGATGAATATTTAGGGAAGGATCAGTATTTTGGCTATTGGAGAGATACACACTTGTATGTAAGAGGAGAAGCGGTTCGAACTTTACAACTTATCTTCTTAAAGGATTGGTACTATGTTACGAAGGAAGCTGTTTTAGATCCAGAATATTTTTCACCTGTCCTCGTTGATCGAAATGACGAAGGTGGTGTGCAACTCATATCTAGTGGACCTGATACGCAGTGGGAGGTCATTAAGAAGCTATACTTTTCAATGATTGTTTCCGCTAAAAAATCAATTTGGGTTGCATCGCCTTATTTTATTCCTGATGACGATATTTTAAGTGCATTAAAGATCGCAGCATTAAGTGGGGTAGATGTACGAATTCTAGTTCCGAATCGTCCTGATAAACGAATTGTCTTTTATGCTTCACGTTCCTATTTTCCAGAATTATTAGAAGCAGGAGTGAAGATTTACGAGTATCACCGTGGATTTATGCACAGTAAAATTGTAATTGTTGATAAGCAAATCGCTTCGATTGGAACAGCGAATATGGATATGCGGAGCTTTCATCTTAATTTTGAAGTCAACGCATTTTTATATCGTACGAAAAGTGTGACGAAGCTCGTTAGTGATTATATTTTTGATTTGGAACATTCCAATCAACTCGACTATGAAATTTTTAAGAAACGATCGATTATTCATCGTTTGTTAGAATCAACATCTAGGTTATCAAGTCCGTTATTGTAAAGGCCTTTCTCTATGGAGAAGGGTTTTTATTTTCGTTTTGTAAAATTCCAGTAAAGACAGAAGGGATTATCTCATTGCAGTAGAAGGTATTCGTGGAATATGAAAGGAGTGTGGACTTTGCTTGTAGCACATACCAATGATAAAAAGAGAATTAATTTAGTAAAGGGGTGGAATAAAGAACAATTAGAAAAACTTCGCAAGAACTTTCGCTTCGTTTGTCCCGTTTGTAAAAAGTCAGTAAGACTAAAACTAGGATCAAAAAGACGATGGCATTTTGCTCATTATGGTGAAGTCAGTTGTAATCTTGAGTTAGAAGCCGAATCAGACTATCATTTGTTAGGAAAAGAACAACTTTATCACTGGTTTATCAGCCAAAATATTCATGCGTTACTTGAACCATACTTAACTTCGATAAATCAAAGACCAGACATCCTCATTCATTATCAAAAGCGCTATTACGCAATTGAATACCAATGTTCACCGATCCCCCTTTCATTATTTGAGAAACGAACGAGGAGTTACTTGGAAAAAGATATCTTGCCTATTTGGATCTACGGCGGCAATCGACTTACTCGTAAGTCTTCAATACTATTCTCACTATCTCCGATCGAATGGGCAGCATTACAACCTCATGTTCAGCTTGATAACTTCCTACTTTATTATTGTTCCACTACGCAACAATTTTTTTCCTTACTAAATGTCTCCTCTCTTTCGTCACAATCAGCCTTATCCCAAATAAAAATCACACGGCTCCAAGATTGTTCTTTTGCATCGTTATTAGGTAACGTTGATGTTTATGACGATAACTGGAAGTTATATTGGATTACAATAAAAAAGAAATGGCGTTATAGTGTGACGCCTTATCCAAGTCGGACGCAAAAATATTTTAATGACTATTGTTTACAGCGCAAGATCTCTCCTTGGTTATATCCGATTGAAGCAGGATGGCCAACGAAACACCATCAATGGTTTGAAACTTCTCCACATATATGGCAAACATTCATCCTTATCTACCTATTAAATTTTCCTCTTGAATACAAATTTACTTTTCAAGATGTATATCGATACTTAAAAGAGTTGGTAAAAACGAACATCTGTAGAATTAGATCGCTCCCATATTATGAGGGACATTTTTCGTATGCGATTATGTCTTATTTACAACTCCTCCTTCATTCTGGTTTTATTAAAAGGAATAAAACTAAAGAATTTTTTAGAGTAAAAGAGATCAAATATCCACAGTCTATCGAAGAAGCGATTAAAAGAGACGAAGAGTTTGTTAAGAATGTAAAAATTAATTAAATATTAATGGGTAAATAAAGGAATGTTATTATCCATATAGAACGTATATTAAGTAGAGATAACAATCATCCTTTTAGTGATTATGTAATCACTGTAAAAAAGGAATTAGAGAAACAATGGAGGTATAAATTATGGCAAAAGCTACAAAATCATTACCGAAACGTGAGGAAATTGATAAAGAATTAACATGGGATTTAGAAGCGATATTTGCAACAGATGAAGAGTGGGAAAAAGAGTTTTCAAATATAAGTAATGCCTTACCACAATTAGCAAAATATAAAGGAACATTAGGACAATCGGCTGAACAGTTGTACGAAGCATTGCAACAGCAAGATGACCTTTCATTAAAATTATATCAACTTTATACATATGCGCATATGCGTTATGACCAAGATACAACAAATTCGTTTTATCAAGGCTTAAATGATCGTGCTCAAGGATTAGCTGCAAAGTTTGGTCAAACAGCATCCTATATGACTCCTGAAATTTTATCTATCCCAGAAGAAACGCTAGGCCAATTTATAGCGCAGCATGAAGGGTTAAAATTATATAAACATGCATTAGAGGAGCTTAATGAAAGTCGTCCACACGTCTTAACAGAAGCAGAAGAAGCTATTCTTGCTCAAGCAGCAGAGGCACTTAAAACTCCTAGTTCTACATTTGGTAGCTTAAACAATGCAGACTTGAAGTTCCCGACAGTAACCGACGAGAAAGGTGAAGAGATTGAAATTACACACGGACGCTTTATCCGCTTTTTAGAATCGTCAGACCAAAGAGTAAGAAGGGACGCTTTCAAGGCTGTTTATGAAACCTATGATAAATTTAAAAATACGTTTGCAAGTACTTTGAGCGGGCAAGTGAAGAAGGACATTTTCTATGCGAATGTGCGAAAATATGATTCAGCGAGACAGGCAGCTTTAAGTAAAAATCATATTCCTGAAATTGTTTACGACCAATTAGTGTCAACGATTAATGATCACCTGCATTTACTACATCGCTACGTTAAGCTACGTAAAAAAGTGTTAGGTGTTGATGAACTCCATATGTATGATTTGTATACACCACTTGTTAAAGATGTACAAATGGAAGTCCCTTACGAAGAAGCAAAGGATTTGGT
This window encodes:
- the cls gene encoding cardiolipin synthase, whose translation is MKTRLNVIIFILLIISVLYLFRDYMEGWIVGASSIIFSLSALFIAIVIFFENRHPSKTLTWLMVLGVFPVVGFFFYLLFGQNHRKKRSFIQKAIQDEQAFENIEGNRQIDESRLEKMGGHHQLVFRLAHRLGNNPISFSTETKVLTDGKETFAHILQTLKMAKRHIHLVYYIVRDDELGQEIKEILIEKAQEGVKVRFLYDAVGSWKLSKKYIQDLREAGVELRPFAPVKLPYFTHKVNYRNHRKIVVIDGHVAFVGGLNIGDEYLGKDQYFGYWRDTHLYVRGEAVRTLQLIFLKDWYYVTKEAVLDPEYFSPVLVDRNDEGGVQLISSGPDTQWEVIKKLYFSMIVSAKKSIWVASPYFIPDDDILSALKIAALSGVDVRILVPNRPDKRIVFYASRSYFPELLEAGVKIYEYHRGFMHSKIVIVDKQIASIGTANMDMRSFHLNFEVNAFLYRTKSVTKLVSDYIFDLEHSNQLDYEIFKKRSIIHRLLESTSRLSSPLL
- a CDS encoding competence protein CoiA; protein product: MLVAHTNDKKRINLVKGWNKEQLEKLRKNFRFVCPVCKKSVRLKLGSKRRWHFAHYGEVSCNLELEAESDYHLLGKEQLYHWFISQNIHALLEPYLTSINQRPDILIHYQKRYYAIEYQCSPIPLSLFEKRTRSYLEKDILPIWIYGGNRLTRKSSILFSLSPIEWAALQPHVQLDNFLLYYCSTTQQFFSLLNVSSLSSQSALSQIKITRLQDCSFASLLGNVDVYDDNWKLYWITIKKKWRYSVTPYPSRTQKYFNDYCLQRKISPWLYPIEAGWPTKHHQWFETSPHIWQTFILIYLLNFPLEYKFTFQDVYRYLKELVKTNICRIRSLPYYEGHFSYAIMSYLQLLLHSGFIKRNKTKEFFRVKEIKYPQSIEEAIKRDEEFVKNVKIN
- the pepF gene encoding oligoendopeptidase F → MAKATKSLPKREEIDKELTWDLEAIFATDEEWEKEFSNISNALPQLAKYKGTLGQSAEQLYEALQQQDDLSLKLYQLYTYAHMRYDQDTTNSFYQGLNDRAQGLAAKFGQTASYMTPEILSIPEETLGQFIAQHEGLKLYKHALEELNESRPHVLTEAEEAILAQAAEALKTPSSTFGSLNNADLKFPTVTDEKGEEIEITHGRFIRFLESSDQRVRRDAFKAVYETYDKFKNTFASTLSGQVKKDIFYANVRKYDSARQAALSKNHIPEIVYDQLVSTINDHLHLLHRYVKLRKKVLGVDELHMYDLYTPLVKDVQMEVPYEEAKDLVLKGVAPLGEDYVNIIKEGYEKRWIDVEENVGKRSGAYSSGAYGTMPYILMNWQDNVNNLFTLAHEIGHSCHSYYTRENQPYPYGDYTIFVAEVASTLNEALLNDYLLKTTDDKKKKLYLLNHFLEGFRGTVFRQTMFAEFEQSIHEKAAAGEALTPELLTKTYYDLNVKYFGDEITIDEEIGLEWARIPHFYYNFYVYQYATGYSAATALSKQILEEGQPAVDRYLEFLKAGSSDYPIQVLQKAGVNMTSAEPIKQACTVFEQTLDEMEKLLEAE